In Pseudonocardia sp. DSM 110487, the sequence CCGCCGAAATCGAGCATGGCGGCGCGGGCGCGACCTTCCAGGTCCTCGAGCCCGATGATCACGTTGAGGTGTGGGCGGCGGCCGCCCGACTCGGGGACCTCGCCGTGATCGAGCACGTATCCGCAGACCTCGGCGAGCGCTTCGGCCTGGCGTTGGGCGGCGCCGCGCTGGTCGTCACCGGTGCGGGGCGCGGCCATGGTGTCGATCAGGGTGGCGATGGCGTCGTGGAGGGCGTCGTCGTCGAACCGGCCCTTCAGCGATCCGCCCGGTCGGCCGCGGTGCGGCAGCAGGTGGAGCTCGTTGACCGGGGCCGGTGGGCGGTCGTCGGGTTCGGGGCCGTCGGCGTCGAGCTTGTCGATCAGGTCGGTGCCCCAGGACTGCAGCTGGGTCGGCGTGTACTGGGCGGTCTTCTCGGCGAGCACGGCCTCGGCGCCCGCCCACACCTCGGGGGACAGCCGGTGCGCGGCCGGGGAGTCGAGCAGCTTCGCGATCACCTCGACGTGCCGTAGGCGGGCGTGTCCGGAGGCGAACGCGGCCGCGGTGGCGGCGAGTCGGGGCGGGTGTTCGGTGCCGTCGAGCCCGATCCGCGGGCAGACGCTGTCGGCGGCGTGCACGCGGCGGCGGGCTTCGAACGTTTCCCAGCCGAGCAGATCGCTCAGCGCTGCCGCGGCGGACTTGTAGCCGCGTTCGGCGAACGCGCCGCGGCGCTGCAGCACCGACACGGTGGACGCGGTGAGGCGGTCCAGGCGCCGGGACAGGCCTTCGCAGACGGTGAGCACCGACAGCAACTCGGCGTCGGTGGCGCCGGTCCCGGCTGCCCGGGCCAGCGCGTCGACCGCCTCGGTGAGGAGGCGGTGCGCAGTGGCGACCGAGCCGACGGGCATGAAGCCGATTCTACTCGAACTAATGTTCGATCAGTGTCACTTGTCGCAGGTAGCGGACCTTTCGGCGCCGTGGTTCGCTACTCAGATGGACCTCGTCTATCGCGTCACCGAGATCGTCGGCAGCAGCTCGAACAGCGTGGACGAGGCGATCCGACACGGGATCGGCAGAGCCACCCAGACGCTGCGCAACGTCGACTGGTTCGAGGTCACCGAGATCCGAGGGGCGGTGCAGGACGACCAGCTGACCCATTTCCAGGTCGGCATGAAGGTCGGGTTCCGGCTCGAGGAGGGGTGAGCGGCGGGGGACGGCGGCTCAGCTCCCCGGACTCGGTTCCGACACGATGCCGACGCGGGGCGAGCGCGCCCAGAGCACCCCGACGGCGACCGCGAGCGTCACCACGGCGGCGAGCAGGCCGGCCACGCCGCTGCCGGTGACGCCGAGCAGGACGTAGCCCACGGCCGACGCGGCGGCTGCGACCAGCGCGAACGGTAGCTGCGTCGTCACGTGCTCGACGAGCTGGATGCCGGAGCCGATCGAGGACAGGATCGTCGTGTCCGACAGCGGCGACGTGTGGTCGCCGAAGATCGCGCCCGCGAGCACGGCACCGAACATCGGCAGGAGCAGCGCGGGGTCGAGGGCCACGGCGACCTCGCCTGCGATCGGCAGCAGCAGTCCGAACGTCCCGAACGTGCTGCCGATCGAGAACGAGATGAACGAGGCCAGTACGAACAGCAGGACCGGCAGCAGGGCGAGCGGCAGCGCGGCGTCGACGATCCCGGCCAGGTACTCCCCGATGCCGAGCTCGGAGATCACGCCTGCGGTGACCCAGGCGAGGAACAGCACCACGGCGGCCACCAGCATCGACCGCAGGCCCGCGACCGCGGCCCGGCCCACGAGGGCGGCCGGCGTCCTGCGCATCAGTAGCGTCGTGGTCGAGAGCAGGCACGCGGTGACCACGCCGACGAGCAGCGAGACGATGACGTCGGTGTTGGCGAGGACCTCCATGGGGGTGATCGGTCCCTCGGTGTTCGCGATGCCGAGCCACACGGCGCAGACCACGGTGACGCCGGTGAGCACCAGCACCGGCCAGAGCAGGTCGCCGACCCGGCCGTCGCCGCGCGCCTCCAGCGTGCGGTCGGTCTCGCCCGGCACCGGCCCGCGCGAGTGGTCGACGAGCAACCCGTCCTCGACGGCCGCGTTCTCGTGCCGCCGCATCGGCCCGAACGAGAGGCTGAGGACTGCGGTCGCGATCGCGAGGAGCAGCGCCGTGATCGCGTACAGGTTCATCGGTACCGACTGCAGGAACGCCTCGTAGCCGGTGATGCCGGTGATGCCGTTGGCGTCGAGGATCCCCGTCATCGTCGCGGCGATGAACGCCGCCCAGCCCGAGATCGGCACCAGGATGATGACGGGCGCCGCGGTGGAGTCGACGAGGTAGGACAGCTTGGCGCGGGAGATGCGGTGCTGGTCGGTGATCGGCCGGCTGATGTTGCCCCCGACCAGGCTGCTGAAGGCATCGTCGAAGAAGATCACGATTCCCAGTACGACCGGGACCAGCTGCGCCTGCACCCGCGTCCTGACCCTCGTGATCACCCACGCCGCGAAGGCCACGAGGCCGCCGGAGACGTAGATGAGCGACGTCAGTACGCCCAGGAGCAGCACGACGCCGAGGATGTAGACCTCCTCGGCCACCTCTCCGTCGTCGACGACGAGCCCACCCGCGACCTCGAGCACGAAGGCGCCCGCGGCGAGGACGTTCCCCTGGGCGTAGAGCAGGGCGCCGAGGACGATGCCGAGCGCCAGTGAGATCAGGATCCGGCGGGTGGCGATCGCGCACACGATCGTGACGAGCGGCGGGAGCAGGGAGAGCAGCGACGGTTCCACGGCGACTCCTCGTCGTTGGGGAGTGGTCCGATGGTTAGCCAGAAGACCTGCCGGGTCAAGGTTGGGGCGGTCGTCGGAGCGGGGTAGGCGCGTTCGGTACCCTCCCCGGCCGTGGTGCCGTGGCTGGACCGCGGGTCTCTGGGGAATCCCGCTGGTTCAACGATGGTCCTGCTGCCTGACAAAGGAGTCGGCTATGTCCATCGCCACCAGCTCCCGAATGGCAGTGGTTGCCACGGCAGCCGTGCTCGCGGCCGGGTGTTCCTCGGGCTCGGAACCGGCGGCCGGCGGGACGGGAACGTGCCCAGAGGTCGTCGCGGCGGCCGACGCCGCTGTCGCCAAGGCCCTCGACGTCGATGCTGCCTGGACCGGCCCCACGACGGGCCCGGCCGCCGCGGCCGACATGGCGATCATCTTCGTCGCTCAGACGATGGCAAACCCGGGCGTCGCGGGTGTGGCGGCGGGAGTCGAGGAAGCCGCGGGGGCGATCGGCTGGGACGTGCGGGTCATCGACGGCCATGGCGACTCGGCCGGCATCGCCGCTGCGATGGGGCAGGCGGTCGCGCTCGACCCCGACGGCATCGTCATCGGCGGATTCGACCCCGTGTCGGTGAGTGCCCAGGTGGACAACGCCGTTACGGCGGACATCCCGCTGGTCGGCTGGCATGCGACGGCCGATCCAGGACCGAGCGAGTGGCCGAAGCTGTTCACCAATGTCACAACCAGGGTCGAGGACGTCGCGATGATCAGCGCCCAGTACGTCATCGGCAAGTCAGGGGGCACTGCCGGTGTGGTCGTCTTCACCGACGACTCGATCACCTTCGCCGCCGACAAAGCGGACATGATCGAGCTCAACCTGGCGGAATGTTCCAGCGTCAAGGTCCTCGACATCCAGGACATACCGATCCCTGACGCCCGAGCCCGGACGCCAGAGGCGTTCTCCTCGCTGGTGTACAGGCTGGGTGACGAGTGGACCTACTCCATCGCGATCAACGACCTCTACTTCGACAACGCCGCGCCGGCGCTGCGCGCTGCGGGGAGGTCCGGTGATGGCGCCCCCTTCAACATCGGTGCCGGTGATGGTTCCCGTGCGGCGTTCCAGCGGATCGGCGCCGGCCAGTTCCAGTCCGCCACCGTTCCCGAACCCCTGCGCGAGCAGGGTTGGCAGATCGTTGACGAGTTCAACCGAGCCTTCAACGGTCAGCCGGCCAGCCGTTATGTCGCGCCGATCCACGTCACCGACCGCTCGAACATTGCGGGAATGACCGAGTGGGACCCGCAGAACGGCTACCGCGACGTCTACCGCCGAATGTGGGGTTCCGGCGGCTGAGCAGTCGATGCTCAGGCGGATACGGCGCGGCGTTCGACGTTCAGGTCGGCACGGTCGGCCGCCGCCCGACCCGCCTGCCAGCCCTCCCCGTTGCTGATCGACACCGATTTCCGCACAGTGCGGCTGTACATCTCCTGGAAGGTCTCGTCGACCACCCGTGAACGGTCGGTCAGCACGGGGAGCAGCCGATCGTTCGCCTGTGGGTCGACGGCGTGCGATGCGGCTTCTTCCAGCCGCTCCCCGATGCGGGTGGCGTACGAGACGAGGAACGCCTGCCGGAAGGACCGCGTGCGCGATGTGCCGGTGCGGCTGATCCGGCTGCCCTCGGCGACCATCGCCCGCGTGGCCTGTACCAGCAGCGACGTGGCCAGCAGTTCGGTGATGTCCAGGTCGAGCGGGTCGCCGACGAGGGCGACGAATCCGAGGTCGGCGTGAAACACCGACTTGCAGCGGTTGGCCGCGGCGATGGCGGCCACCAGGTGCGACTTCGCGTCGACGTAAGGGCTGTCGAGCCAGAGCCGGGTGGATGTGGCCGTCTGCGGCTGGTGCTCGTCGGCGTCCAGCAGCGCACGTTCGAAGGCGTGCCGGTTCATCAGCTCCTGCGCCTTGGCCGAGAGCGCCTCGGCCTCCGCCGGGAACTGGGTGGACTCGGCCTTGGCGAGCAGCGCGCGAACCCGCGAGAGGATCTTCTGGTCCACGCCTGCCGCCGCCGTGGTGGCGCGGCGGGCGGTGGTGCCGGGTGGCGGCAGGATCCGGGGCAGTCTCGGCAGCTCCACGAGCTGGGCGAGCAGGGTGATCGTCGCCAGGAGGGCCTGTTCGACGGTCAGTGCGTTGCGTCGCGCCCACTGCTGCAGGTGCGGCCGGTCCCGCTCCCACCAGATGTCGGCCTCGAGCTGCCGGACCTGCGCGGCCCAGCGCTCGTGGACCATCTGCTCCGCGTGCTGGGCGGTGTCGGCCGCGATCGTGTCGACGAGCAGGCTCGTGATCGTCGGGTCGGCGCGTCGTCGGGTGATCTCCCAGAGATCGGTGGGGAGCCAGCCGCCTTGCCACATGAACCCGAGCGTCCGGAGGAGCACCAAGCCCGCGGCCGCGCCGACCGCGTGCGGGTCGCGCGCGAAGTGGCCTCCGGCCAGCTCGGACGCGCAGGCCGATGCCTCGGCGGGGTCGCCGGTGCGAGCGGCGTCCAGCAGCGCGCGGCCGAGCAGTTCGACGGGCGGGACCGCGCCGGGATGGTCGCCGCACGTGCAGCCCGGTCCGTGCGGGCCGACGCCGAAGTCGGACCGCGGCGGGTTGGCGCCACGCTGCTGCCGGGCGCGCTTCTTCGCCGCACGCTTCTCGCGGTTCCGCTTGCCCATGTGTG encodes:
- a CDS encoding substrate-binding domain-containing protein; the encoded protein is MSIATSSRMAVVATAAVLAAGCSSGSEPAAGGTGTCPEVVAAADAAVAKALDVDAAWTGPTTGPAAAADMAIIFVAQTMANPGVAGVAAGVEEAAGAIGWDVRVIDGHGDSAGIAAAMGQAVALDPDGIVIGGFDPVSVSAQVDNAVTADIPLVGWHATADPGPSEWPKLFTNVTTRVEDVAMISAQYVIGKSGGTAGVVVFTDDSITFAADKADMIELNLAECSSVKVLDIQDIPIPDARARTPEAFSSLVYRLGDEWTYSIAINDLYFDNAAPALRAAGRSGDGAPFNIGAGDGSRAAFQRIGAGQFQSATVPEPLREQGWQIVDEFNRAFNGQPASRYVAPIHVTDRSNIAGMTEWDPQNGYRDVYRRMWGSGG
- a CDS encoding Na+/H+ antiporter NhaC family protein produces the protein MEPSLLSLLPPLVTIVCAIATRRILISLALGIVLGALLYAQGNVLAAGAFVLEVAGGLVVDDGEVAEEVYILGVVLLLGVLTSLIYVSGGLVAFAAWVITRVRTRVQAQLVPVVLGIVIFFDDAFSSLVGGNISRPITDQHRISRAKLSYLVDSTAAPVIILVPISGWAAFIAATMTGILDANGITGITGYEAFLQSVPMNLYAITALLLAIATAVLSLSFGPMRRHENAAVEDGLLVDHSRGPVPGETDRTLEARGDGRVGDLLWPVLVLTGVTVVCAVWLGIANTEGPITPMEVLANTDVIVSLLVGVVTACLLSTTTLLMRRTPAALVGRAAVAGLRSMLVAAVVLFLAWVTAGVISELGIGEYLAGIVDAALPLALLPVLLFVLASFISFSIGSTFGTFGLLLPIAGEVAVALDPALLLPMFGAVLAGAIFGDHTSPLSDTTILSSIGSGIQLVEHVTTQLPFALVAAAASAVGYVLLGVTGSGVAGLLAAVVTLAVAVGVLWARSPRVGIVSEPSPGS
- a CDS encoding DUF2786 domain-containing protein, which gives rise to MGKRNREKRAAKKRARQQRGANPPRSDFGVGPHGPGCTCGDHPGAVPPVELLGRALLDAARTGDPAEASACASELAGGHFARDPHAVGAAAGLVLLRTLGFMWQGGWLPTDLWEITRRRADPTITSLLVDTIAADTAQHAEQMVHERWAAQVRQLEADIWWERDRPHLQQWARRNALTVEQALLATITLLAQLVELPRLPRILPPPGTTARRATTAAAGVDQKILSRVRALLAKAESTQFPAEAEALSAKAQELMNRHAFERALLDADEHQPQTATSTRLWLDSPYVDAKSHLVAAIAAANRCKSVFHADLGFVALVGDPLDLDITELLATSLLVQATRAMVAEGSRISRTGTSRTRSFRQAFLVSYATRIGERLEEAASHAVDPQANDRLLPVLTDRSRVVDETFQEMYSRTVRKSVSISNGEGWQAGRAAADRADLNVERRAVSA
- a CDS encoding DUF222 domain-containing protein, with translation MPVGSVATAHRLLTEAVDALARAAGTGATDAELLSVLTVCEGLSRRLDRLTASTVSVLQRRGAFAERGYKSAAAALSDLLGWETFEARRRVHAADSVCPRIGLDGTEHPPRLAATAAAFASGHARLRHVEVIAKLLDSPAAHRLSPEVWAGAEAVLAEKTAQYTPTQLQSWGTDLIDKLDADGPEPDDRPPAPVNELHLLPHRGRPGGSLKGRFDDDALHDAIATLIDTMAAPRTGDDQRGAAQRQAEALAEVCGYVLDHGEVPESGGRRPHLNVIIGLEDLEGRARAAMLDFGGRLSPESLRLLACDAAVVPIVMNGAGQPLDVGRAKRTVPDGLRRAVAARDRGCARCGRPPGARYTT
- a CDS encoding dodecin; this encodes MDLVYRVTEIVGSSSNSVDEAIRHGIGRATQTLRNVDWFEVTEIRGAVQDDQLTHFQVGMKVGFRLEEG